One window of the Endomicrobium proavitum genome contains the following:
- the xseA gene encoding exodeoxyribonuclease VII large subunit: MSEELELNFNCANEEEGRLIYTVSQISAEIKQILENSYPGVWLRGEISNFKLYNSGHMYFNIKDENAQIKAVMFAGSNVSLTFAPEDGMQVLVFGRVSSYPVRGDYQIIVSNMEQAGQGALFEAYEKLKKKLEAEGLFDEASKKEIPQIVNKIGVVTSQDGAALCDILKVLEDLNACAQVLIYPVRVQGKEAEKEIPEAIEYLNKNYKDLDVLLVGRGGGSMEDLWAFNTEPVARAIFASKIPVVSCVGHEIDFSIADFVADKRAPTPSAAAEMVVRQKSELKNKLENLRVALSSNIELVFNDNRARLETLAASRAFTKPHLIYEDKIAYVDELDGQLRHSFKHLLNLKETILKNVSHKLDIVSPLSVLKRGFAICKNEKGEIIKSSVQTSVGEVVNIKLFQGSISAEVKNND, translated from the coding sequence ATGTCCGAAGAGTTAGAATTAAATTTTAACTGCGCAAACGAAGAAGAGGGGCGTTTAATTTACACCGTTTCTCAAATTAGCGCCGAAATTAAACAGATTCTTGAGAATTCTTATCCCGGCGTTTGGCTGCGCGGCGAGATATCTAATTTTAAATTATATAATTCCGGACATATGTATTTTAATATTAAAGATGAAAATGCCCAGATAAAAGCGGTAATGTTTGCCGGCTCAAACGTTTCTTTAACTTTTGCTCCCGAAGACGGAATGCAGGTTTTGGTTTTTGGGCGGGTAAGTTCTTACCCTGTGCGCGGCGATTATCAAATTATTGTCAGCAATATGGAGCAAGCCGGACAGGGCGCTTTGTTTGAAGCTTATGAAAAGTTAAAAAAGAAACTTGAAGCCGAAGGTTTGTTTGACGAGGCGTCAAAAAAAGAAATTCCGCAAATTGTAAATAAAATAGGCGTTGTAACTTCCCAAGACGGCGCGGCGCTTTGCGATATTTTAAAAGTATTGGAAGATTTAAACGCATGCGCGCAGGTGCTTATTTATCCCGTAAGAGTTCAGGGGAAAGAAGCGGAAAAAGAGATTCCCGAAGCTATAGAGTATCTTAATAAAAATTATAAAGATTTAGATGTTTTACTCGTCGGTCGCGGTGGCGGTTCTATGGAAGATTTATGGGCTTTTAATACAGAACCTGTCGCAAGAGCAATTTTTGCTTCAAAAATCCCTGTGGTTTCCTGCGTAGGACACGAAATAGATTTTTCAATTGCGGATTTTGTCGCAGATAAAAGAGCTCCCACGCCTTCGGCTGCGGCTGAAATGGTTGTGCGTCAAAAAAGCGAATTAAAAAATAAGCTTGAAAATTTACGCGTCGCGCTTAGTTCAAATATAGAGTTGGTTTTTAACGATAATAGAGCAAGGCTTGAAACGCTTGCGGCTTCAAGAGCTTTTACAAAACCTCATCTCATTTACGAAGATAAAATAGCATACGTTGACGAGCTTGACGGACAATTGCGGCATTCTTTTAAACATTTGCTTAACTTAAAAGAAACAATCCTGAAAAACGTTTCGCACAAGCTTGATATTGTTTCGCCGCTTTCGGTATTAAAAAGAGGTTTTGCAATCTGTAAAAATGAAAAAGGCGAGATAATAAAAAGCAGCGTTCAAACCTCTGTCGGCGAAGTTGTAAATATAAAACTTTTTCAGGGCAGCATAAGCGCCGAGGTAAAAAACAATGACTAA
- a CDS encoding serine hydrolase, translating into MKKLLILSLSIFFFLSPLYANQAAALQENTAETIIAEFDAYAQRLQKEWNIPGMAVCVVIDGKITYKKSFGVKKVDTSDTVDEETVFQIGSCTKAFSAALVAKLADEGYLKWDDPVIKYLPDFALYDDSTTVNITVEDLLSQNSGLPSYSQHFMMLFGYDKDYILHSMRYIKPVGGFREKYGYQNNMFLLLGEVVESATGRTWAENVKKYILKPLKMKKTSTDYKSFLKNKNRSFGHYYAGGKLQYMPEDSSYGQWPYLFAAAGAVNTNINDISKWLLFITNEASAGKKKIISDENFNKLFEPKVYVNKNSFDTSKKNYYCMGWRYSEYYPQSYYWHGGATDGQGAYVSFLENRKVAIAVLMNLPNGRMADALTKKLYDLYLGNQKTNWSALQMKEAARSAKDKNLKTKPAKPSAHLELEKYAGNYHNILYGDAEIKLEDGKLKFSAGAKQTWITLKHFNAHSFDGTGVPGWSFKRPMFVFFVSKKSDVEGFIVENMTDGIEGVFKKVK; encoded by the coding sequence ATGAAAAAACTTTTAATTTTATCATTATCAATATTTTTCTTTTTATCTCCGCTGTATGCCAACCAAGCCGCTGCGCTGCAAGAAAATACCGCTGAAACAATTATTGCCGAATTTGACGCTTATGCGCAAAGACTTCAAAAAGAGTGGAACATTCCCGGTATGGCTGTTTGCGTTGTTATAGACGGAAAAATTACGTATAAAAAAAGTTTCGGCGTAAAAAAAGTTGACACGTCTGACACGGTGGACGAAGAGACTGTATTTCAAATAGGTTCATGCACTAAAGCTTTCAGCGCGGCGTTGGTTGCAAAACTTGCGGACGAAGGGTATTTGAAATGGGACGACCCCGTAATAAAGTATCTTCCCGATTTTGCTCTTTACGACGACAGTACAACCGTAAATATTACCGTTGAAGATTTATTATCGCAAAATTCCGGACTTCCGTCGTATTCTCAGCACTTTATGATGCTGTTCGGGTATGATAAAGATTATATACTTCATTCAATGAGATATATAAAACCCGTCGGAGGTTTTAGGGAGAAATACGGTTATCAAAATAATATGTTTTTGCTTTTAGGCGAAGTTGTAGAAAGCGCTACGGGCAGAACGTGGGCTGAAAACGTAAAAAAATATATTTTAAAGCCGTTAAAGATGAAAAAAACTTCTACGGACTATAAAAGTTTTCTGAAAAATAAAAACAGAAGTTTCGGACATTATTACGCCGGCGGAAAATTGCAATATATGCCGGAAGATTCTTCTTACGGTCAATGGCCGTATTTGTTTGCTGCCGCCGGAGCCGTAAATACAAATATTAACGATATTTCAAAATGGCTTTTATTTATTACAAACGAAGCGTCTGCAGGCAAAAAGAAAATAATTTCCGACGAAAATTTTAATAAATTATTTGAACCTAAAGTTTACGTAAATAAAAATTCTTTTGATACAAGCAAAAAGAATTATTATTGTATGGGCTGGCGATACAGCGAATATTATCCGCAGTCCTATTATTGGCACGGCGGCGCTACCGACGGGCAGGGCGCTTATGTGTCTTTTCTGGAAAACAGAAAAGTTGCAATAGCGGTTCTTATGAATTTGCCTAACGGCAGAATGGCTGACGCTTTAACGAAGAAACTTTATGATTTGTATCTTGGAAATCAAAAAACAAATTGGAGCGCTTTGCAAATGAAAGAAGCCGCAAGATCTGCAAAAGATAAAAATTTAAAAACCAAACCGGCAAAACCGTCGGCGCATTTGGAACTTGAGAAATATGCCGGAAATTATCATAATATTTTATACGGCGACGCGGAAATAAAACTTGAAGACGGCAAGTTGAAATTTTCCGCCGGAGCAAAGCAAACGTGGATAACGTTAAAACATTTTAACGCGCACTCTTTTGACGGAACGGGCGTTCCCGGATGGAGTTTTAAACGCCCTATGTTTGTTTTCTTTGTAAGTAAAAAATCCGATGTGGAAGGTTTTATAGTAGAAAATATGACCGACGGCATAGAAGGCGTTTTTAAAAAAGTAAAATGA
- a CDS encoding 5-formyltetrahydrofolate cyclo-ligase, translated as MNDLLESEKRKVRYEFLTLRNRLDALNISSYSGMIFAKICELPVYQKAKTVMFYLSYGSEVLTDPMITSSIGSGKSVVVPAIASPGDAQMTAVKLSNIEAANQFVYGVRQPEIDEENVVAKEDIDVVFVPAIVFDVNGYRTGYGKGYYDRWLKGVPVEKTVGIAFDFQVADKVPFGEFDLPVGTIVTEKRIIYANKIKKN; from the coding sequence GTGAACGACTTGCTGGAATCGGAAAAAAGAAAAGTAAGATATGAGTTTTTAACTTTGCGCAACAGGCTTGACGCTTTAAATATATCGTCATACAGCGGCATGATTTTTGCGAAAATTTGCGAGCTGCCTGTTTATCAAAAAGCTAAAACCGTTATGTTTTATTTGTCTTACGGATCGGAAGTTTTAACCGACCCTATGATAACGTCGTCTATCGGGTCCGGCAAAAGCGTTGTTGTTCCGGCTATAGCAAGTCCCGGGGACGCTCAAATGACGGCGGTTAAATTATCAAATATTGAAGCCGCAAACCAGTTTGTTTATGGCGTCCGACAGCCGGAAATAGATGAAGAAAACGTAGTCGCCAAAGAAGACATTGACGTTGTTTTTGTGCCGGCGATAGTTTTTGACGTAAACGGTTACAGAACAGGTTACGGAAAAGGTTATTATGACAGATGGCTTAAAGGCGTTCCCGTTGAAAAAACCGTAGGGATAGCTTTTGATTTTCAGGTTGCAGATAAAGTTCCGTTCGGTGAGTTTGATTTGCCGGTAGGGACCATAGTAACAGAGAAGAGAATTATTTACGCGAACAAAATCAAAAAAAATTAA
- the xseB gene encoding exodeoxyribonuclease VII small subunit gives MTKKPASFEKSLERLEEIVSQMENADPDLDKALALFSEGVELVKLCSAKLNDTKKKIEILIDGKKENFND, from the coding sequence ATGACTAAAAAACCCGCATCTTTTGAAAAATCTTTGGAAAGACTTGAGGAAATTGTTTCGCAAATGGAAAACGCCGATCCGGATTTAGATAAAGCGCTGGCATTGTTTTCCGAAGGCGTTGAACTTGTTAAATTGTGCAGCGCAAAACTTAACGATACAAAAAAGAAAATAGAAATTTTAATTGACGGAAAAAAAGAGAATTTTAATGATTAA
- the rny gene encoding ribonuclease Y, with translation MENFVVIIITAIAAFLLGFVLRFVYAKLNAKSAEHVSERIISEAKMMAESKSKEALLEAKIIVDKERKEFENEIREKKQSVQILENRVNQREENLDRKLDVVDKKERALSEKEKSVSDKEQNLKVKFDEVEQIKEEQKKTLERISAMTREEAKKTLISSMEEEAKQDAAILAQRIEQETRETADKKSKEILSIAIQKVAADHTADITTSTVAIPNDEIKGRIIGREGRNIRAFEQATGVDLIVDDTPEAITVSAFDGVRRQIAKIALEKLIADGRIHPARIEEVVEKVKKEMEEHLKEIGEQAAIDAGVPGLNSEIIRLLGKLKYRTSYGQNQLQHTLEVTWLAGAIAGELGLDVMFSKKAALLHDIGKAVDHEVEGTHHQISADIAKKHGESPKMINAILSHHEGFETPQSAEAFVIAAADAISAARPGARRESVELYLKRLEKLEKVAKDFKGVSMAYAIQAGREVRILVEPENVDDKQAQVLARDIAKKVEQELEYPGQIKITVIRETRAQDIAK, from the coding sequence ATGGAAAATTTTGTTGTGATTATTATAACCGCAATTGCCGCATTTTTGCTTGGCTTTGTGCTGCGCTTTGTATATGCAAAGCTTAATGCAAAATCAGCAGAACACGTGTCTGAAAGAATTATATCGGAAGCCAAAATGATGGCTGAAAGCAAATCAAAAGAGGCGCTTCTTGAAGCAAAAATTATTGTAGATAAAGAAAGAAAAGAGTTTGAAAACGAAATAAGAGAAAAGAAACAATCCGTGCAGATTCTTGAAAACAGAGTAAACCAGCGCGAAGAAAATTTGGACAGAAAGTTAGACGTTGTGGATAAAAAAGAGAGAGCGCTTTCAGAGAAAGAAAAAAGCGTGTCGGACAAAGAACAAAACTTAAAAGTTAAGTTTGACGAAGTAGAACAAATTAAAGAAGAACAGAAAAAAACTTTAGAGAGAATTTCCGCAATGACAAGGGAAGAAGCAAAGAAAACTCTCATAAGTTCTATGGAAGAAGAAGCAAAGCAAGACGCGGCAATTCTTGCTCAAAGAATAGAGCAGGAAACGCGCGAAACCGCCGATAAAAAATCTAAAGAGATACTTTCTATAGCTATACAAAAAGTTGCCGCAGACCATACGGCAGACATTACCACCTCAACAGTGGCTATTCCAAACGACGAAATTAAAGGAAGAATTATCGGAAGAGAAGGCAGAAACATAAGAGCGTTTGAACAGGCTACCGGAGTAGATTTAATAGTGGACGATACTCCCGAAGCCATAACTGTTTCGGCTTTTGACGGCGTGCGCAGGCAGATAGCAAAAATTGCGCTTGAAAAACTTATTGCCGACGGAAGAATTCATCCTGCAAGAATTGAAGAAGTCGTTGAAAAAGTAAAAAAAGAAATGGAAGAACATCTTAAGGAAATCGGCGAGCAGGCGGCAATAGATGCCGGCGTTCCCGGACTCAATTCCGAAATTATAAGACTTCTGGGAAAACTAAAATACAGAACTTCTTACGGGCAGAACCAGCTTCAGCATACGTTAGAAGTTACATGGCTTGCCGGCGCTATTGCAGGAGAGTTGGGGCTTGACGTAATGTTTTCAAAAAAAGCTGCGCTGCTGCACGATATAGGCAAAGCGGTAGATCATGAAGTTGAGGGAACTCATCACCAGATTTCCGCCGATATTGCAAAAAAGCACGGCGAATCTCCTAAAATGATAAACGCTATTTTGTCGCATCACGAAGGTTTTGAAACTCCGCAAAGCGCGGAAGCTTTTGTAATAGCTGCAGCCGATGCAATTTCCGCCGCAAGACCCGGCGCAAGAAGAGAGTCGGTTGAACTCTACTTGAAGAGACTTGAAAAACTTGAAAAAGTCGCAAAAGATTTTAAAGGCGTTTCAATGGCTTATGCAATTCAAGCCGGCAGAGAAGTTAGAATTTTGGTTGAACCCGAAAACGTTGATGACAAGCAGGCTCAAGTTTTAGCCCGCGACATAGCTAAAAAAGTTGAGCAGGAACTTGAATATCCGGGACAGATAAAGATTACCGTTATACGCGAAACTCGTGCTCAAGACATAGCGAAGTAG
- a CDS encoding cell division protein ZapA — MANAYGKVFGWDVPINIDDMDELSLAGVVSFVNEQWQETKEENKQVVDTQKIAALTAIKIAKELLKLKGLQTNISDNYERKIKELIKQLDEAEISG, encoded by the coding sequence ATGGCAAACGCTTACGGCAAAGTATTTGGCTGGGATGTGCCGATAAATATAGACGATATGGATGAACTTAGCCTTGCCGGCGTGGTAAGTTTTGTAAATGAGCAATGGCAGGAAACCAAAGAAGAAAATAAGCAAGTGGTGGACACTCAAAAAATAGCGGCGTTGACGGCTATAAAAATAGCCAAAGAGCTGCTTAAACTTAAAGGTTTGCAAACGAATATTTCAGATAATTATGAGAGAAAAATTAAAGAACTCATTAAACAGTTAGACGAAGCCGAAATTTCCGGCTGA
- a CDS encoding replication-associated recombination protein A produces the protein MKQTNFLENAASQKNKPLAARMAPKSFEDFMGQDNIVGAGKLLRRSIEADNISSVIFFGPPGTGKSALARIIASKTKAYFEEANAVTIGIADIRKIIDQAKARAEMSGKKTILMLDEIHHFNRSQQDALLPDVERGTITLIGITTENPFFYINAAIISRSTVFEFTYLPKDALLKILVSALTDKENGLGNYKVEMSDEAKEHLISNSGGDARKLLNALEIGVLSTKVNEKGVRVFDISVAQESMQKRAVLYDRSGDAHYDHISAFIKSMRGTDPDAAVYWMTKMLAAGEDPRFIARRIVICASEDVGMADPRALMFAVSALRAVEFVGMPEARIILAQAAIYVASAPKSNASYLAVESAFAEVKSGKTRSVPNHLKDANLDGDKLGHGKGYKYPHDFEGHWVDQIYWTDPVELYKPTNEGYEGKIRERLAGIGKKKSKI, from the coding sequence ATGAAACAAACAAATTTTCTTGAAAATGCCGCAAGTCAGAAAAATAAACCTTTAGCGGCAAGAATGGCTCCTAAAAGTTTTGAAGATTTTATGGGGCAGGATAATATTGTGGGCGCAGGTAAACTTTTGCGCCGTTCCATAGAAGCGGATAATATCAGTTCCGTAATTTTCTTCGGACCTCCCGGAACCGGCAAAAGCGCTCTTGCAAGAATAATTGCCTCTAAAACAAAAGCTTATTTTGAAGAAGCAAATGCCGTTACAATAGGTATAGCGGACATTAGAAAAATTATAGACCAAGCAAAAGCGCGCGCGGAAATGTCGGGCAAAAAAACAATACTTATGCTTGACGAAATACATCATTTCAACCGCTCGCAGCAAGACGCTTTGCTTCCGGACGTGGAAAGAGGAACTATTACGTTAATAGGCATTACCACCGAAAATCCTTTTTTCTACATTAACGCGGCAATTATTTCAAGAAGCACGGTTTTTGAATTTACGTATTTGCCTAAAGACGCTCTTTTAAAAATTTTAGTTTCCGCTTTAACCGATAAAGAAAACGGTTTGGGAAATTATAAAGTAGAAATGTCCGACGAAGCTAAAGAACATTTAATTTCTAACTCCGGCGGAGACGCGAGAAAACTTCTCAATGCTTTGGAAATAGGCGTTCTCTCAACGAAAGTTAACGAGAAAGGCGTAAGGGTTTTTGACATAAGCGTAGCTCAAGAATCTATGCAGAAAAGAGCGGTTCTTTACGACCGTTCCGGAGACGCGCATTACGATCACATTTCTGCTTTTATTAAATCTATGAGAGGAACAGATCCCGACGCGGCGGTTTATTGGATGACCAAAATGCTTGCCGCCGGCGAAGATCCGCGTTTTATAGCAAGGCGCATAGTTATTTGCGCGTCGGAAGACGTAGGCATGGCAGACCCCAGAGCGCTTATGTTTGCGGTTTCGGCTTTACGCGCCGTGGAATTTGTAGGAATGCCGGAAGCCAGAATTATTTTGGCGCAGGCCGCAATATATGTTGCAAGCGCTCCGAAATCTAACGCTTCGTATCTTGCGGTTGAAAGCGCGTTTGCCGAAGTAAAAAGCGGGAAAACACGCAGCGTTCCAAATCACTTAAAAGATGCAAATCTTGACGGCGATAAACTCGGGCACGGCAAAGGTTATAAGTATCCGCACGATTTTGAAGGGCATTGGGTAGATCAAATTTATTGGACTGATCCCGTGGAGCTTTACAAACCTACAAATGAAGGTTATGAGGGGAAAATTCGTGAACGACTTGCTGGAATCGGAAAAAAGAAAAGTAAGATATGA
- the pheT gene encoding phenylalanine--tRNA ligase subunit beta, whose protein sequence is MKLSYNWLKKFVDFSLSPQELSKVLTSIGIETSVVSHGANWTSVITAKVLSKEKHPNADKLSLCLLTDGKNNYSVVCGAKNVDAGQIVPLAKIGAVLPGDFEIKKSKIRGVESEGMICSEKELGLKDSSEGILVLDEKTETGVPLENVLGDIDSVLEIEITTNRGDCLSHLGVAREIGAKLKKQVVLPVIKTPNSAQANNVTVESPLCSRYIGCLIKGVKAAPSPKWLADSLEKCGIRPINNIVDITNYVMLETGQPLHAFDITKLSSEKVIVRAAAKDEKITALDGKEYKLDADMLVIADEQKPVAIAGVMGGEYSGIDDKTETVFLESAIFAPSSIRKTSKKLNLSSDSSYRYERGVSWDISQYASWRAVNLILELAGGRLESRGDVRKVEYEKTNIILRIDRVSKLLGYNVDEKEITEILRYLGIDLEPKGEVILCTVPSWRNDIKEEVDLIEEVARIHGYENIPAVKEQDDAVFVKNNSFFPEIVAAFRSKLSGLGFSEALNYSFSEIKELELFDLKYSYKIANPISKENEVLRPSLLPSLYKNLSFNAGQGASRVALFEYGKIFTAKGERKTFGAVMYGSVWQEWWKWSENKINPSFDFYFGGGIVKNILPSEDFIISENLNPEGYYHPGKTAAVIYRGKPVAQFGILKPSVSADLKGEVFYFEFDIESVAGVYESSASLYKHFTKFPSVKRDISVTADKSLQFAKIEKTIKSIMKAGNILKDYSLFSVYEDAAKLGEGKISYSFRLSYKNDEKTLTDKEVNDDMNKLLEKLDGELSVKLRQ, encoded by the coding sequence ATGAAACTTTCTTATAATTGGCTTAAAAAATTTGTTGATTTTAGTTTGTCGCCGCAAGAGCTTTCCAAAGTTCTTACTTCAATAGGCATTGAAACTTCCGTGGTTTCGCACGGCGCAAATTGGACGAGCGTTATAACCGCCAAAGTTTTAAGCAAAGAAAAACATCCCAATGCGGATAAACTTTCTCTTTGCTTGCTTACCGACGGAAAAAATAATTATTCGGTAGTCTGCGGAGCTAAAAACGTAGATGCGGGGCAAATAGTTCCTCTTGCAAAAATCGGCGCTGTTTTGCCGGGAGATTTTGAGATAAAAAAATCAAAAATAAGAGGCGTTGAGTCGGAAGGCATGATATGTTCCGAAAAAGAACTGGGGCTTAAAGACAGTTCCGAAGGCATTTTAGTTTTAGACGAAAAAACGGAAACAGGCGTCCCTCTTGAAAACGTTTTAGGAGATATAGATTCTGTTCTTGAAATAGAAATAACCACAAACAGAGGAGATTGTTTAAGCCATCTCGGAGTTGCAAGAGAAATAGGCGCAAAACTAAAAAAACAGGTTGTGCTGCCCGTAATTAAAACTCCAAACTCCGCGCAGGCAAATAACGTAACCGTAGAATCGCCGTTGTGCTCGCGCTATATCGGCTGTCTTATTAAGGGCGTAAAAGCGGCTCCGTCGCCGAAATGGCTTGCGGATTCTCTTGAGAAGTGCGGCATAAGACCTATAAATAATATTGTAGATATCACAAATTACGTAATGCTTGAAACAGGACAGCCGCTGCACGCTTTTGATATTACCAAACTCTCGTCTGAAAAAGTTATAGTCCGCGCCGCCGCTAAAGATGAAAAAATAACAGCCCTTGACGGTAAAGAATATAAACTTGATGCGGATATGCTTGTTATTGCAGACGAACAAAAGCCCGTTGCAATAGCCGGAGTTATGGGCGGAGAATATTCAGGCATAGACGACAAAACCGAAACAGTGTTTTTGGAAAGCGCAATATTTGCTCCGTCTTCAATAAGAAAAACTTCAAAAAAATTAAATCTTTCAAGCGATTCTTCATACAGATACGAAAGAGGCGTTTCTTGGGATATTTCCCAGTATGCGTCGTGGAGAGCCGTAAATTTAATACTTGAACTTGCAGGAGGACGTCTTGAGTCAAGAGGAGACGTTCGTAAAGTTGAGTATGAAAAAACAAATATAATTCTTAGAATAGACAGAGTGTCAAAGCTTTTGGGATATAACGTAGATGAAAAAGAGATAACCGAAATTTTAAGATATTTAGGCATAGATTTAGAGCCTAAAGGCGAAGTAATACTTTGCACGGTTCCGTCGTGGCGCAACGATATAAAAGAAGAAGTTGATTTAATTGAAGAAGTCGCCCGCATACACGGTTATGAAAATATTCCGGCGGTTAAAGAGCAGGACGATGCCGTATTTGTAAAAAATAATTCATTTTTTCCTGAAATCGTCGCCGCGTTTAGATCAAAACTTTCCGGACTTGGTTTTAGCGAAGCGTTAAACTACAGCTTTTCTGAAATTAAAGAGCTTGAGCTTTTTGATTTGAAATACTCATATAAAATAGCAAACCCTATATCAAAAGAGAATGAAGTTTTAAGGCCGTCTTTGCTGCCTTCTCTTTATAAAAATCTTTCGTTTAACGCCGGACAGGGCGCAAGCAGAGTGGCGCTGTTTGAATACGGCAAAATTTTTACCGCTAAAGGCGAGAGAAAAACTTTTGGCGCTGTAATGTATGGCAGCGTATGGCAGGAATGGTGGAAGTGGTCTGAAAATAAAATAAATCCGTCCTTTGATTTTTATTTTGGCGGCGGAATAGTTAAAAATATTTTGCCGTCCGAAGATTTTATTATATCGGAAAATTTAAATCCCGAGGGTTATTATCACCCGGGTAAAACGGCTGCCGTTATTTACAGGGGAAAACCTGTGGCGCAGTTTGGCATTTTAAAACCTTCCGTAAGCGCAGATTTAAAAGGCGAAGTTTTTTATTTTGAGTTTGATATTGAATCTGTGGCTGGCGTTTATGAAAGTTCCGCTTCGCTCTATAAACATTTTACAAAATTTCCGTCGGTAAAAAGAGATATATCCGTTACCGCGGATAAATCTTTGCAGTTTGCAAAAATAGAAAAAACTATTAAAAGCATTATGAAAGCCGGAAATATTTTGAAAGATTACTCGCTGTTTTCGGTTTACGAAGATGCCGCCAAACTCGGAGAAGGCAAAATAAGCTATTCTTTCAGACTGTCTTATAAAAATGACGAAAAAACTCTTACCGATAAAGAAGTAAATGACGATATGAATAAACTACTTGAAAAATTAGACGGCGAGCTGTCGGTTAAATTAAGACAATAA
- a CDS encoding FAD-binding oxidoreductase, whose protein sequence is MIIKKDKDLIQNYFEDNSGVTGAHASFAAIAENENDVPRFLKEMFESKTPVTVAGALTGNTASGLAFGGAVLSLEKLNKIGDIIKIDSATAKIFAQAGARLSDIKAKAALSGWMYPPDPTEKNATIGGNVSTNASGGRGFKFGVTRDYVLALTIIFTDGSKAFVERGKYFADANGEIVFETDLGKKRITLPKYKLPKIKNAAGYYNYPKADLIDVFIGSDGTLGVITEVALKLIPKFKEVFGGIVFFDTRDGAYNFVNAVKSVSKKSAAKNLKDEINAMSLEYFDKNALAVIKNDYPVIPDNAAAGIMFEQDVYENNFDVLMGKWVDFLESIGVDAANVWFASNEAEQENFRIFRHKIPERVNERVRKNKIPKVGTDFAVPEGKLADMVNFCEKEFEKAGLFNLTFGHIGENHLHANIIASNKLEYEQTREMYARIAQKAVELGGTVSAEHGIGKLKHIFLEKMLGEEGFQEMAKFKKSLDKAAILGQDNIFPKKYL, encoded by the coding sequence ATGATAATAAAAAAAGATAAAGATTTAATACAAAATTATTTTGAAGATAACTCCGGCGTTACGGGAGCGCACGCTTCTTTTGCGGCTATAGCTGAAAATGAAAACGATGTGCCGCGGTTTTTAAAAGAAATGTTTGAGTCAAAAACTCCGGTTACGGTAGCGGGAGCGCTTACCGGCAACACCGCTTCAGGGCTTGCTTTCGGCGGCGCTGTGTTATCTCTTGAAAAATTAAATAAAATTGGCGACATAATAAAAATTGATTCTGCGACGGCAAAAATTTTTGCACAGGCAGGGGCAAGACTTTCGGATATAAAAGCTAAAGCGGCGCTGTCCGGCTGGATGTATCCTCCCGACCCTACTGAAAAAAACGCCACTATCGGAGGCAATGTTTCAACTAACGCTTCCGGCGGAAGAGGTTTTAAGTTTGGCGTTACGCGCGATTATGTGTTAGCTTTAACAATAATTTTTACCGACGGTTCAAAAGCTTTTGTGGAACGCGGAAAATACTTTGCAGACGCAAACGGCGAAATAGTTTTTGAAACGGACTTGGGAAAAAAACGCATAACGCTTCCCAAATACAAACTTCCCAAAATAAAAAATGCGGCGGGTTATTATAATTATCCGAAAGCCGATTTGATAGACGTTTTTATAGGTTCCGACGGCACTCTCGGCGTTATAACCGAAGTTGCGTTAAAGCTTATTCCTAAATTTAAAGAAGTTTTCGGCGGAATAGTTTTTTTTGACACTCGCGATGGGGCGTATAATTTTGTCAACGCCGTAAAATCCGTTTCAAAAAAATCAGCAGCGAAAAATTTGAAAGACGAAATAAATGCCATGTCTTTAGAGTATTTTGATAAAAATGCTTTAGCCGTTATAAAAAACGATTATCCCGTAATACCTGACAATGCTGCCGCGGGAATTATGTTTGAACAAGACGTATATGAAAATAATTTTGATGTTCTAATGGGAAAGTGGGTTGATTTTTTAGAATCTATCGGCGTGGACGCGGCTAATGTATGGTTTGCGTCAAACGAAGCCGAGCAGGAAAATTTCAGAATATTCAGGCATAAAATTCCGGAGCGCGTAAACGAACGCGTTAGAAAAAATAAAATCCCGAAAGTAGGAACAGATTTTGCGGTTCCCGAAGGGAAGCTTGCGGATATGGTGAATTTTTGCGAAAAAGAGTTTGAAAAAGCGGGTCTGTTTAATTTAACTTTCGGACATATCGGCGAAAATCATCTTCATGCAAACATTATAGCTTCAAACAAGCTTGAGTATGAACAAACAAGAGAAATGTATGCCCGTATAGCCCAAAAAGCGGTTGAACTGGGCGGAACGGTTTCCGCCGAACACGGCATAGGCAAGCTTAAGCACATATTTTTAGAAAAAATGCTCGGCGAAGAAGGCTTTCAAGAGATGGCAAAATTCAAGAAAAGTCTTGATAAAGCCGCAATTCTCGGGCAAGACAATATCTTCCCTAAAAAATACCTCTAA